The genome window agcaatcacctagcaactcactctctaggtctataaacactaatcactcactaatcttgtgcttaatcgtctttgATGataactttaagcactttggtggtttagatgtcttctcaggtgtacatgaacttctttggactctagcgccctcaaatgattgagtggaggagtatttgtagcctcaaactcgcgcactagccgttaacctaacGACTCTAAAAAGATGTTAAcatcggataatctggtgagaatagtagtactaacaccggatcatccggtgagtactttcttagaaactagccgttgaaaccccactcaagcctctatgaacaccggatactccggtgtataatTCATCTTTATCACCgaactttccggtgagtataccttagccatccgagctaacattttctctatgtaaattgctctggtgactTCTCCGTAACTTATCAtatcatcaccggactatacggtaaggtcactgcattcttccatttgtcaacaatgctctggtgtattcctccggtgtgttcaaatcaatcaccagactatccggtaagATCTTCTACGTCTTTTTCATCTTTACGCCGtttattgtccggtgtattatccggtgtattgtccggtgttgTCTTGCttcgtcaccggactatccgacgaggctttcatgcctctgtccccatttgacagagatgctccggtgagtgcaaatatctggagcactggaccatcttGTGTAGTTATTTCTGCTGAGACtttttttcaattcaactaaactttATCCTAACTTCGGtgactttttcatgtattgcatccataagacctattaaaatatattcttgataaacatgttagtctcaatgactatgttgttattaatcaccaaatcacaatcatgacctaatatgactattttcgctacaccttGTCACCTAATGAAGAGCCCATATACTCTGCCACCATGAGCTAAACGATGCATCGGCCTCAAATGTGACCAACTGCCCATCCTTGTTGAGCCACGCCTTGAATTCGTGAGATGTCATGCCATGGTGGCTTCTTTAGTCTTATTTGGTTTAGATTGAAGCTTTATTATGGTTCCCTCTTTTATATGGGCTTGGCTCATCTATCAAGTGAAAGAAAAGCTATGTTATTGGTTACATATAGTCATATATTCCTGTCTACCTTGAGAAAAAACTTCCTCAAATTTATTCGAGGTTTATGATTTGTTCCTTTAACATCATATCCATCAAATGCTTTGCTTTTAACTTAAGTTCCATAATGATCATTGTGTTCTGGTGTTCTTTTTGCACTGTGTAATGATTGGTATTTCTCTGTGGATCCTTGCTAAGAATGGAATCACAGAAAGTCTGTTGATGCTTGCTAGATAAACATCAAATTTGTCGAGTAGCCTTTATTGCTGTATCATATAGTTTCTAGTTAAGCTGTGTGCATCAGAACACTGAATTGCTAACCATGGTTTTCCCCCCTTCTTCTTTTCTGTAAGTCGTAACAATTGGTGTTTGTTTCATTATCGCTTGGTTTGTTCTCTCTCAGTTGATTCTACTCCTGGTGCCACCGTTTTGGCAGGGAATGATATTCTGAGAATCAGTTTTCAGAAAACCTGCTGTAATATTCTGTCACATTATTGTAGAAAAAATTCACAATCTTCTGGATCTTGACTGAGTCCCGCCACTTGCTATCAAAAGCCAGGTCTAACATGACTTAGGATGACCCGAACTAGTTTGGAAATATACATTAAAATCGAAAAAACCTACCCGTCTGATATTCTTGCGTTGCAAATGATGAATCACCAATTCAGATTTCAATATGTTCTACCGTTGGCAATTACACAAAACCCCTGCATTAATTAACCAAATTTGACAAAAGGGAGGAACAAATTGCCTCCGAGGTTTCCAAagtaaacaaaaaataatatgatttGAAGCGGCAGGGAATATACCAAAGAAAGATTTAAGTATCAACATCTTTCCCAAAACATAATACGAAGACGTACAATCCGTAAAATGTCAAACAATTTACAGGGTTGAAAAACAAACTTATTCAACTTTACACCATTTACATTTTACAGAAGTACAGTAACATTGTCTGTACATGATCCATCTCTCTTATGTTTGTGTCTGAGCCTTTCTAGACAAAAGGGTGGACATCTGAGGGAAGAAGGACTTCTTTTTCCGTAACTTCTGGTCCGATACAAATTGATCCATACCACTAGGTGACATGTGCAACTTTGAATCTGCAAGAGATTCTTCATCTTCCTGGTATGAGCCCTTGTGCTCTACAAATGTCCTGGGTGGAGTGTTCGTAGGATTAACTGCATGTTTTGCAGCTTCATGGGCTTTCCGACGCTGCACGTGTTCAGCTCTCCATCTTCTCAGCTCCTGTTCAGCACCAAGTTTCCCCTCGTTTGCCCTGTTAGCCCTTCCCAGAGCGAATTCGAGAGCATCCTTCTTCTGGCCCATCTCCTTGGATGCTTCATGTAGTTTCTCTAGGCACTTTGATTCAGATTCTTTTGCCAACTCTATTTGCGCCAACGCTGCTGCCACCCTCTCATTTGCAAGCTCTTTGGCTTCATGAGCCCTCTTGCTAAGAGCATGATATTCACTTATAGGAAGTGTTACTCCCCTAGGAGAATCGCCAACACTTCTTGTTTCCTCAGTCTCTTGCAGTGCTTGAGCTGCCACCAGTGCTAGCCTCTCAGATGCTTTAGACACCTCTATTTCTTTCAAGACCGCACGTAACCTGGTATCTGCAGTTGTTGCAGCAGCCTTGGTTTGTTCAGCTTCTTCCTTGGCCTTTCTCAGTTCTTCTTGTGCCAAATGAGCTGCCATCTTGGCATCTTCTGCTTCCTGGGCTTCTTGCTGCAATATCCTTGGAAGGTCCACCATTTTATCCCGGGTCTCTGCTTCTTTCTTGTGCACCATTTCTATTTCTTGTTTCATGCTAGTGAGCTCAGCTTCTAGAGAAGAAACTGTGATGGATGCCATACCCTCCCTCTGCTGCAATGTAACAAGTGAAGCTTTCTCCTTATCAAGCTCTGACATGAGCGATTCTACAACAACTCTTATTAAGTTGGCTACCTCTTTTGCTTTTTCTATTTTCCCTTGAACCTCATCAAGCTCCTTTCTTGTCAAAGCTAGATCTTGCTTGATTGACCTACTAATTTCTTTTGCTTCGTCGGAACCTTGCTCCTGAACCACTCCAGCTTCTTCACTCAATTTGTTTTCCATATAGGCAGCTAGCTCACTTTGGAGGCTAAGCAACTTGCGCACACTTTCATCAACTTTGGATTCCACATCAGTTTTGGATAGAATTTGTTCATTGAGTTGGTGCAACTCCTCTTGTGCCTGCTGCAACTCTTTCTCCCAAGCAAGGCAATCCTGCTCCTTCGCCAAAGCTGCCCCAAGTCTGTGCTCTTCTGCTTCGTGGTGTGCAGCGTGGGCTAACTCGAGAATCTCTTTGGATGCAATAAGTTCTAAAGTAAGTTCCTCGACTTGCTTCTCGGTTTCCTTTGCAGCAGAAACAACTTCCTCAGCTCTTTTGATTGCAATATCCCTTTCAGTGGTTAAGACAGCATACTGTTCATGTGTTGATCTCAATTCCTCTTTTACCAACTTCAGTTCCTCAGCATACTGTTCATGTCTTTCTTTGGCAACTGTCAACTGTGTTTGGGCTATTACACTAGCTTCATCATCAATGCCCTGCTCCATTTCTTGTGCCCTAAGCTGGGCAAGTTCAGAATCTTGTTTTGCTTGGTCCACTTCAAGCTGTGCCCTGTCCAGCTTATGCTTCAGCTCCTCAACGAGTCTCTTAGTTCTCTCAAGCTCTTTGATTACGTGTGATTTGGCCACCTCAGAAGCTTCCCAATCTTCTTTGAACCGTGGAATCTCTTGCTGAACCTTTTCAAGTTCAAGTTGCATGATCCTGCGTCTCTGCATAAAACGAAAATTCCTTTGTGATGGTGTTCTACACGATGAAAACTGTGTTTGAACAACAGTTAAAAGGTTGGTACTGTTCCTCAAAAAGGAAAGAATTGTATCTGTTCAGGGATGGAAATGCATATAAAACAAGATCATCCATATGTCTGACCATGATCCATATGCGGTGTGAAAAAAAGAGACATTACCTCTAATGATTGAGTTCTGTAGGCTTTCCAATCAACAATGCCTCCAAACTTTGTGACAGCCTCTCTTACAGACTCAAACGGTGCAATAGAGTCAACAGATCCCTTTTCTGATTCTGCTTTCTTTGTTGGGGTGACAGAAATGTTCTGATGATCATTCATATGGTCTTTGGATTTCATTTCAGCTGTTAGCATAGTACCACCAGTTGAACcattttcagatatatttttCACTTCagtcatatttgttaaagtAGCATGATATGCCTCTTCTTTCAATGAACTATCAAATGCCTGAGCTGGTCCTAAGTGGGAAGGCATTTCCAGTGATGAAATTACAGTGTGGGCTGTCGGGGACTCCAATCCCGCATGGTGCTCTGTAAAATTTCGTGGTAACTTTTCTTGGACTTCCAAGGATGAATCTGGACACTCAACAGAAACTGGTGCCGGATTTTCAGGATTCTGTATTCTTGTTTTATCATGACCATTGCTTTCATAAACTTCCATGGAAGCAGGAAAAATTGGTGGTAAAAATCCTTCTGTTGTTGATGAAGATTTATCAGCTAGTTTATTTCCCAGGATTAGTCAACTCCATGCCCAAAGCTTAGTGTCCACAAGATTTTTGTCCTaaaaaaatttcagacaaaaaATGGATCAGCTTATAGAACGTGAGCTGTATCATAATTACAATAAGCAGAATACGCTCATATCTGAAACCACCTTGTCATGACGGATACCTTTTTATTTTCAATACAATATAGGAAATGCAGGTATTGCATTTGTCACTACTTAAGAATCACCCCACTTTTCGTGTGTATATCATGCATCCATCCAAAAACGCCCTTGTCTGCAGTAAGCTGGAGACATACCACCGTAACAGCCAGCACAAGAGAACTATGATCTGTTCCTATATGCATGAATCATTGCCACCGACTGACATGAAGTCACGAACCTGCTTTTCATGTCTGCAATTATTCAGCAGCTATTCCACCTAAGCTTATTTTCATGTAGCTAAAACATATTTCCAACAAATTATAAGAAACAGTTTGGTACAAgcttttacttttgaaatttaaAGCAAAGGAAAAACAGCATGATCAAACAAGATGATTGAGACTGGGCCAACTAGTTCAAGTTCCTGTTCTAACATCGTCTCAACTATGGAGTCTCAAATTAATTCTCTTCGCCG of Phragmites australis chromosome 3, lpPhrAust1.1, whole genome shotgun sequence contains these proteins:
- the LOC133912638 gene encoding protein WEAK CHLOROPLAST MOVEMENT UNDER BLUE LIGHT 1-like, whose translation is MEVYESNGHDKTRIQNPENPAPVSVECPDSSLEVQEKLPRNFTEHHAGLESPTAHTVISSLEMPSHLGPAQAFDSSLKEEAYHATLTNMTEVKNISENGSTGGTMLTAEMKSKDHMNDHQNISVTPTKKAESEKGSVDSIAPFESVREAVTKFGGIVDWKAYRTQSLERRRIMQLELEKVQQEIPRFKEDWEASEVAKSHVIKELERTKRLVEELKHKLDRAQLEVDQAKQDSELAQLRAQEMEQGIDDEASVIAQTQLTVAKERHEQYAEELKLVKEELRSTHEQYAVLTTERDIAIKRAEEVVSAAKETEKQVEELTLELIASKEILELAHAAHHEAEEHRLGAALAKEQDCLAWEKELQQAQEELHQLNEQILSKTDVESKVDESVRKLLSLQSELAAYMENKLSEEAGVVQEQGSDEAKEISRSIKQDLALTRKELDEVQGKIEKAKEVANLIRVVVESLMSELDKEKASLVTLQQREGMASITVSSLEAELTSMKQEIEMVHKKEAETRDKMVDLPRILQQEAQEAEDAKMAAHLAQEELRKAKEEAEQTKAAATTADTRLRAVLKEIEVSKASERLALVAAQALQETEETRSVGDSPRGVTLPISEYHALSKRAHEAKELANERVAAALAQIELAKESESKCLEKLHEASKEMGQKKDALEFALGRANRANEGKLGAEQELRRWRAEHVQRRKAHEAAKHAVNPTNTPPRTFVEHKGSYQEDEESLADSKLHMSPSGMDQFVSDQKLRKKKSFFPQMSTLLSRKAQTQT